The window AGTAAAAAACGTTTGGCGCCCGCCTTAAACCACGCCTCATAGTGGCTGTATGGCCGCTCGCCCACACTAAGGGTGATGGCTGTATCGCCATACTTTTGGGTTATTTCAGCAATAATCTCGGCTAAATACTCTTTGGTATAACTTTCATCTTCCCCGCTTTGCAGCACAAAGGTTTTGTAACCGGCTTTAGCTGCACTATCGGCGGCAGAGAGGATTTGTTCTTTGGTTAGCCTAAACTTAGGTAGCTTATCGTTACCAAAGTTAATACCGCAGTAAACGCAGCGGCACTTGCAGTAGTTAGAAAACTCGATGACGGCGCGCAGCTGCACGGAGTTACCTACATAGTTGCGGCGTACCCGTTCGGCGGCGGCAAATAATAAATCTTGTTCGGCTTCGTTAGCTAATAAATATTCTATTCCCGCTGGGGTAGCTTGGTGAGTGGTTTCGAGCTGAGTGAGAAGTTGTTGTATGTTCATTTAACTAATTATATACCAAATTTACTTCTTTAAGCAAGCAGAGTATAGCTTTAGTTTATTTCTGTAATTCACAATGTTACGTATTCTTTCTTATATCCCTAACAAATTGAGTGATAACTTGTTAAGATTTATTAGGATTGTACAGCCAGTTATTATCAAACTTCAGTTTTCATTTCACTCTTTCAAGCTCCGCTAACCATAATTAGCGGTAGTTCAGAAATAATATGATTAAAGATAATACAAAAGTAACGATACTGTCTTTACTTTAGCGTTATCACAGGGTATAATAATATTAAGAGGTATCTATGGCAACTACTAAATCAAATATAAATGTAAAAATTGATGCGGCAGTTAAGGAAGCGGCAACACTGCTTTTAGAGCGTATGGGTATTGACCAGACTACAGCTATTGATATGTTTTACAGGCAAATTATAGCTGAACGAAGGTTGCCCTTTCAGCCTATAGTTGCTGCTACGGTAGAGGAACAGCTTACAGCAGCCATCACAAAAAAAATATCCCCAGAGTTAGGCTCGAAGCCGATGATAATGGTTCTGCCATTGTAGATAAAGATAAACACCCCGAAATTTATGATTGGGCGGTGAATGGTTAATGAACCCTTACGACCTTTGATTGGAAAGAAGCAGGATTAACAAAACCTTCTTACATAGACATTGGCAAAATCATTGATTTGCCGATAACGGCTGTTTTGCCTACACCTATCGGTAAGTTATCTAAAAATGATTTAACCAAGCTACTTAATGCCATCAATGAGTATCATAATAAAGGAAACTAAAATGACTACGGAAGCGATGACTCTTGATAATTTTGAAAACTATTTTAGCGCTATCGTTTTACAGCGAGCTCTGGGTTATTTTGAAGCAGGTAAAGTTTCATCATTTGAAGAGGAAGCGAAAGGTCAGTGGCTTGCCGAAGTAGATGGCAACGAAATTTATACGGTTAAGGTTATCTTCGATAATGATAAGATTGTAACTCTAACCTGTGATTGCCCCGATGATTTAAATCGC is drawn from Spirochaetaceae bacterium and contains these coding sequences:
- a CDS encoding type II toxin-antitoxin system RelB/DinJ family antitoxin yields the protein MATTKSNINVKIDAAVKEAATLLLERMGIDQTTAIDMFYRQIIAERRLPFQPIVAATVEEQLTAAITKKISPELGSKPMIMVLPL